One window of Medicago truncatula cultivar Jemalong A17 chromosome 2, MtrunA17r5.0-ANR, whole genome shotgun sequence genomic DNA carries:
- the LOC11417442 gene encoding homeobox-leucine zipper protein HDG8: MDLSLGLAPTKNKSSNEEQGAFPRHSPAQRLRLEEIFQTIKYPTNKQKSEIAEELGLQPKQVNWWFTYKRGLVKNATQKEVNAAFRAEIQMLLEEKREMERQNRVSCQACRDSRLKQLRLENELLKEKVSWIEHVEVDLKIQTHSMYRDIVNNAIAFGAERWLMELRRIGERCGSAALEYMHFYDNGVITLPEGRRCVMKLAHQVLKEFSKNLTMSSKSDLPQYIADTDDSGVRFSIPKNRNLFLSNDPFIVIVASSVSLPLPSHTVFDFLRDPARRFEWDKFCDGNPWHEIAHISTGTHPNHYVSIIQPLVSPPKDGVKIIQECFIDPLGSYVVYSPLNTQELNMAINGHDLSNVSLIIPSGFLISEDSKSLSKDSKSRGSLLTVAFQMHMPAPLITNFESAADASNALMTTVVQSIKHALLSGSELK, translated from the exons ATGGACTTATCTTTGGGATTAGCGCCAACAAAGAATAAGAGCTCAAACGAAGAACAAGGAGCCTTCCCTCGTCACTCTCCTGCTCAAAGATTGAGACTCGAAGA AATATTTCAAACGATCAAATATCCAACTAATAAGCAAAAAAGTGAAATAGCCGAAGAGCTTGGTCTTCAGCCAAAACAAGTGAACTGGTGGTTTACATACAAAAGAGGTCTGGTTAAg AATGCTACTCAAAAGGAAGTTAACGCTGCTTTTCGAGCTGAAATTCAAATGCTTTTGGAAGAGAAAAGGGAAATGGAGAGACAAAATAGAGTATCTTGCCAAGCATGCCGTGATTCACGTTTGAAACAACTTCGGCTTGAAAATGAACTTCTGAAAGAAAAG GTTTCTTGGATTGAGCATGTGGAGGTGGATTTGAAGATTCAAACACATAGTATGTATAGAGATATTGTCAACAATGCTATTGCATTTGGAGCCGAAAGATGGCTTATGGAACTTCGAAGAATTGGTGAAAGATGTGGTAGTGCAGCACTTGAATACATGCATTTTTATGACAATGGAG TGATTACTTTACCAGAAGGAAGGAGATGTGTAATGAAACTTGCACATCAGGTGCTTAAGGAGTTCAGTAAAAATTTAACAATGTCAAGCAAATCAGATTTACCACAATACATTGCTGATACCGATGATAGCGGGGTTAGGTTTTCGATTCCAAAAAATAGAAACTTATTTCTGTCAAATGATCCATTCATTGTTATTGTTGCTAGCTCCGTTTCCTTACCTCTCCCATCTCATACTGTTTTCGACTTCTTAAGAGATCCTGCAAGACGTTTTGAG TGGGATAAGTTTTGTGACGGAAATCCATGGCATGAAATTGCACACATCTCTACTGGAACTCATCCCAACCACTATGTATCAATTATTCAG CCTCTAGTTTCACCTCCCAAAGATGGTGTGAAGATTATTCAAGAATGTTTCATAGACCCTTTGGGATCCTATGTTGTTTATTCTCCTCTAAACACACAAGAGTTGAATATGGCAATAAATGGCCATGATTTATCAAATGTGTCACTTATAATTCCATCAGGCTTTCTCATCTCTGAAGATAGTAAATCTCTTTCAAAAGATAGTAAATCAAGAGGTTCATTGCTGACAGTGGCTTTTCAAATGCACATGCCTGCTCCTCTTATTACAAATTTTGAATCTGCAGCTGATGCTTCAAATGCACTCATGACAACAGTAGTTCAAAGCATAAAACATGCTCTACTAAGTGGTTCTGAATTGAAGTGA